Proteins encoded by one window of Chitinophagales bacterium:
- a CDS encoding bifunctional nuclease family protein translates to MDDKIELEIINITHSVSTSNSFAVVLGELKGVRRMPIVIGPFEAQSIAVAIEKVKPNRPLTHDLIFQMFNTFHAELNEVWISDLKGGIFYARLHCSLNGKSYELDSRTSDAIALAIRFECPIYTYNHILEQAGIVMDDDVAAASKGKPEAGVAKEEKQEKGLGGKTLGQLQKLLDKTLQDEDYELAARIRDEINKREND, encoded by the coding sequence ATGGATGATAAAATAGAATTAGAGATAATCAATATTACGCACAGCGTTTCTACATCAAATTCATTTGCGGTTGTACTGGGCGAGCTCAAAGGCGTTAGACGTATGCCCATTGTTATTGGGCCTTTTGAAGCGCAATCCATTGCTGTGGCAATTGAAAAAGTAAAACCCAACCGCCCACTTACCCACGATTTGATTTTTCAGATGTTCAACACTTTTCATGCTGAACTCAATGAAGTCTGGATCAGTGATTTGAAGGGTGGTATTTTTTATGCCCGCCTGCATTGTAGCTTAAATGGAAAAAGCTATGAACTGGACAGCCGCACTTCAGATGCCATTGCGCTGGCCATTCGTTTTGAATGCCCTATTTATACCTACAATCATATTTTAGAACAAGCCGGCATAGTGATGGACGATGATGTGGCTGCAGCCTCTAAAGGCAAACCCGAGGCAGGTGTTGCCAAAGAGGAGAAACAAGAAAAAGGACTTGGAGGAAAAACTTTGGGGCAATTGCAGAAATTGCTGGACAAAACATTGCAAGACGAAGATTATGAGCTGGCTGCCCGCATTCGCGATGAAATTAACAAGCGTGAAAATGATTAA
- a CDS encoding nucleoside transporter C-terminal domain-containing protein, producing MDILRAAFGILVLLGIAYALSADRKAIKWKLVATGVVLQFIFAISILYIPWVRIAFQWISERFVDILNFSKSGAEFLFSGLVSDTETFGFIFAFQVLPTIVFFSALSSFLYYLGILQRIVYLFAWVMSKTMQLSGAESLSAAGNIFLGQTEAPLLVRPYLDKMSKSEIMTLMTGGMATIAGGVFAAYIGFLGGKDIEQQKLFAAHLLSASIMSAPAAIVAAKMLFPETNPDINRNIIIPKEKIGANFLDAISIGTTDGLKLAVNVGAMLLTFTAFMYMFNYMFEEWIGVWTGLNEVIAEKTDGRYSGLTLQYLLGMIFSPMAWVLGVASEDMVLVGQLLGEKTILNEFFAYASLGQFRESGILVNEKSIIIATYALCGFANFASIGIQIGGIGSLAPSQRKTLSELGIKSLIGGTIACFMTACIAGMLSTL from the coding sequence ATGGATATACTCAGAGCTGCTTTTGGCATATTGGTCTTACTCGGGATTGCTTATGCGCTGAGTGCCGATAGAAAAGCCATAAAATGGAAGCTCGTTGCTACAGGAGTAGTTCTTCAGTTTATTTTTGCCATAAGCATATTGTACATTCCCTGGGTAAGAATTGCTTTTCAGTGGATTTCTGAGCGCTTTGTTGATATTTTAAATTTTTCCAAATCAGGTGCCGAATTTTTATTTTCTGGCCTGGTGTCAGACACCGAGACTTTTGGATTTATCTTTGCTTTTCAGGTATTGCCTACCATTGTTTTCTTTTCAGCATTGAGTTCTTTTTTGTATTACCTGGGCATACTTCAGCGCATTGTTTATCTTTTTGCCTGGGTAATGAGCAAAACCATGCAGCTTTCAGGTGCGGAAAGTCTTTCGGCAGCAGGGAATATATTCCTGGGACAAACAGAAGCGCCCTTACTTGTGCGGCCATACCTTGACAAAATGAGCAAATCGGAAATAATGACACTCATGACCGGAGGCATGGCAACCATTGCTGGTGGAGTATTTGCGGCTTATATTGGTTTTCTGGGAGGAAAAGATATAGAGCAACAAAAGCTTTTTGCAGCACATTTACTCTCCGCCTCTATTATGTCTGCTCCTGCGGCTATTGTAGCTGCAAAAATGCTTTTTCCTGAAACAAACCCAGATATCAACAGAAATATCATTATTCCAAAAGAAAAGATCGGGGCGAATTTTCTGGATGCCATATCCATAGGTACTACGGACGGTTTAAAACTAGCTGTTAATGTGGGTGCAATGCTGCTTACTTTTACCGCATTTATGTATATGTTTAACTATATGTTTGAGGAATGGATCGGTGTATGGACCGGGTTGAATGAAGTAATTGCAGAAAAAACCGATGGCCGCTATTCTGGTTTGACTTTACAGTATTTACTCGGCATGATCTTCTCCCCTATGGCCTGGGTACTGGGCGTTGCTTCAGAAGATATGGTACTGGTCGGCCAACTTTTAGGGGAAAAAACAATACTCAATGAATTTTTCGCCTATGCTTCGCTGGGACAATTCAGAGAAAGTGGAATATTGGTCAATGAAAAATCTATAATTATTGCTACTTATGCCTTATGCGGATTTGCCAATTTTGCTTCGATTGGGATTCAAATTGGAGGCATTGGCTCTCTTGCTCCCTCACAGCGAAAAACATTGTCTGAGCTGGGGATTAAATCATTGATTGGTGGCACTATTGCCTGTTTTATGACAGCTTGCATTGCCGGAATGCTGAGTACATTATGA
- a CDS encoding tetratricopeptide repeat protein produces MRYLLTCLCLVSFGLLSAQTEPENISLLIQNGKYEQAQTQLDNLLENKKHAKDPYYHYLYGRLHKGIFESNGKADIGKRLEAIQKAFDYYLKAYELSAQKGSGNKVYLNSANQILKRIISFARELLSEDKNKDALQLIRNLYENIIGHLAFKASTIADVGLNYAIILEQEQDNQAAIEIYRSLLNKAYFLPEIFLNLSYLYQSENNYEKALEVLMDGRKHFPQNKTINIDIVNYALLSDQSDEIIKELKTDLKKDSSNIQLALAIATLYDKQEMYETAKEYYRFVLKLDPDFLEIRYNLGVLLYNQFVDLNKFLMKGDTELSFQDLNAQRNRLIEQCRSEFEYLKEKGFNLEEVNSILEQLEQL; encoded by the coding sequence ATGAGATATTTATTGACATGTCTTTGCCTTGTTTCATTTGGCCTGCTCAGTGCCCAAACTGAGCCGGAAAATATCAGTCTGTTGATTCAAAATGGCAAATATGAGCAGGCACAAACACAATTGGACAATCTATTAGAAAATAAGAAACACGCAAAAGATCCTTATTATCATTATCTGTACGGAAGGCTACATAAAGGCATATTTGAAAGCAATGGTAAAGCAGACATTGGCAAAAGACTTGAAGCCATTCAAAAAGCATTTGATTATTATCTTAAAGCCTATGAACTTTCAGCGCAAAAAGGCTCAGGAAATAAAGTTTACTTAAACAGCGCGAATCAAATACTTAAAAGAATTATAAGTTTTGCCCGGGAACTACTATCTGAGGACAAGAACAAAGATGCACTTCAATTGATCAGAAATTTATACGAAAACATTATTGGGCACCTGGCTTTTAAGGCAAGTACTATTGCAGATGTAGGGTTGAATTACGCCATTATACTGGAGCAAGAACAAGATAATCAGGCGGCTATTGAAATTTACAGATCGCTACTGAACAAAGCATATTTTTTACCTGAAATATTTCTCAACCTTAGTTATTTGTATCAATCAGAAAACAACTACGAAAAGGCCTTAGAGGTATTGATGGATGGCCGAAAACACTTTCCTCAAAACAAAACCATAAACATTGACATTGTCAATTATGCATTGCTTAGCGATCAAAGTGATGAAATTATCAAGGAACTGAAAACAGACTTAAAAAAAGATTCAAGTAATATTCAATTGGCACTGGCCATTGCCACTTTGTACGATAAACAGGAAATGTATGAAACAGCTAAAGAATACTACCGCTTTGTTTTAAAACTCGATCCTGATTTTCTGGAAATACGCTACAATCTTGGAGTTTTATTATACAATCAGTTTGTAGATTTAAATAAATTCCTGATGAAAGGCGATACAGAACTATCTTTTCAAGATCTAAATGCACAGCGCAATCGACTGATCGAACAATGTAGAAGTGAATTTGAATACCTGAAGGAAAAAGGGTTTAATCTTGAAGAAGTCAATAGCATCCTGGAACAGCTGGAGCAGCTTTAA
- a CDS encoding acetyl-CoA hydrolase/transferase C-terminal domain-containing protein, which translates to MELSATEAVKKIKSGNHLFIHTAAAAPQELIRKLSERHNELKNVSIYQLHTEGTAPYASEECGNAFHVKALFVGQNTRNAIQHGRGSYIPIFLSEAPLLFNKNIIPVDVALITVSPPDKHGYCTLGTSVDTSLAAEKAAKLVIAQVNKYMPRTHGDSMIHISHIDIMVYHDEPLPETKAGALTDTETAIGKNIAGLVEDGATLQMGIGAIPNAALAALENHKDLGIHSEMFSDGIIPLVEKSVINGANKHKFPGAIVGSFVMGSQKLYEFIDDNPLVKMLDSSYVNNTDVIRRNPKVTAINSAIEIDLTGQVCADSIGSKIYSGVGGQMDFMRGASLSDGGKPIIALTSTTKKGDSKIVPTLKEGAGVVTTRAHVHYVVTEYGVANLYGKTIEERNKELIRIAHPDHREALEKAAYEIWE; encoded by the coding sequence ATGGAATTAAGTGCAACCGAAGCCGTAAAGAAAATCAAATCGGGGAATCATCTATTTATTCACACCGCAGCAGCTGCTCCTCAAGAGCTCATTCGAAAATTATCGGAAAGACACAATGAACTGAAAAATGTCAGCATTTATCAATTGCACACCGAAGGAACAGCTCCCTATGCAAGTGAAGAATGTGGAAATGCCTTTCATGTAAAAGCACTGTTTGTAGGCCAAAACACAAGAAATGCTATACAACATGGCCGCGGCAGCTATATTCCCATTTTTTTGAGTGAAGCACCATTGCTCTTCAACAAAAATATTATCCCTGTAGATGTAGCACTAATTACTGTATCGCCCCCGGACAAACATGGATATTGTACACTGGGCACTTCTGTTGACACTTCACTGGCAGCAGAAAAAGCTGCTAAACTGGTAATTGCTCAGGTCAATAAGTATATGCCCAGAACCCATGGCGATAGCATGATTCACATCAGTCATATTGATATAATGGTGTATCACGATGAACCTCTTCCGGAAACAAAAGCAGGAGCGCTCACGGATACTGAAACAGCCATTGGAAAAAATATTGCAGGACTGGTAGAAGATGGTGCTACATTGCAAATGGGTATCGGTGCCATTCCAAATGCTGCGTTAGCGGCTTTGGAAAATCACAAAGACCTGGGCATTCACTCTGAAATGTTTTCTGACGGTATCATTCCCCTGGTAGAAAAAAGTGTTATCAATGGTGCAAACAAGCATAAATTCCCAGGGGCCATTGTAGGCTCTTTTGTGATGGGCAGCCAAAAACTATATGAGTTTATTGATGACAATCCTTTGGTCAAAATGCTTGATTCCAGCTATGTAAACAATACTGATGTAATTCGCAGAAATCCTAAAGTAACAGCCATAAACAGTGCCATAGAAATTGATTTGACAGGACAGGTATGCGCAGATTCTATTGGCAGCAAAATTTATTCAGGGGTGGGCGGACAAATGGATTTTATGCGTGGAGCCTCTCTTTCAGATGGCGGAAAACCAATAATTGCACTCACATCCACCACAAAAAAAGGGGACTCTAAAATTGTACCTACACTTAAAGAAGGTGCCGGTGTAGTTACTACAAGAGCTCATGTGCATTATGTAGTAACGGAATATGGAGTCGCCAATCTTTACGGAAAAACCATCGAAGAGCGCAATAAGGAATTGATAAGAATTGCCCATCCCGATCATCGCGAAGCACTGGAAAAAGCTGCTTATGAAATTTGGGAGTGA
- a CDS encoding MFS transporter, with product MDNIRLGLKENWKQFSLLVIINGFVGGMVGLERSILPQIAEQEFAIAAKTAILSFIVVFGVVKALSNYYAGALANRFGRKNLLVLGWIIAIPVPLILMYAQSWNWIIAANVLLGINQGLAWSSTVVMKIDLVGDKQRGFAMGLNEFAGYLSVAIVAFLTGYIAGEYGIRPYPFYIGIALVILGLLGSIFLIKDTRHHVAKETVSNKVIKLKNIFWDTTWKDKNLGSVSQAGLINNLNDGMAWGIFPILLASKNFNLEQIGIVTAVYPAVWGIGQLFTGRMADKFCKKDMLFSGMLLQAIALIFFVWANSMFHFVTLAAVLGWGTAMVYPTFLATVAENTHPQDRAKSIGIFRFWRDMGYAIGAILTGIIADTLGIIPAIVFIGILTFISSAIIYIRMSCGEGTSVKMLDWIFGKKAMQAPEQN from the coding sequence ATGGACAATATAAGATTAGGACTGAAAGAAAACTGGAAGCAATTTAGCCTGCTGGTCATTATCAATGGTTTTGTAGGTGGAATGGTAGGCTTAGAGCGTTCTATTTTACCACAAATTGCAGAACAGGAATTTGCCATTGCAGCCAAAACAGCCATTCTTTCTTTTATTGTGGTTTTTGGTGTAGTAAAAGCCCTTTCCAATTATTATGCAGGAGCATTGGCCAATAGATTTGGCAGAAAAAACCTGTTGGTACTTGGTTGGATAATAGCAATTCCTGTCCCCTTGATTTTAATGTATGCTCAAAGCTGGAACTGGATAATTGCTGCAAATGTACTGTTGGGAATCAATCAGGGCTTGGCGTGGAGCAGTACGGTTGTCATGAAAATTGACCTGGTGGGAGATAAGCAGCGCGGCTTTGCGATGGGGCTCAATGAGTTTGCCGGTTATCTTTCTGTGGCCATAGTGGCATTTCTTACGGGGTATATTGCAGGTGAATACGGTATTCGCCCATATCCCTTTTACATTGGTATCGCTTTGGTTATTTTGGGTTTGCTGGGCAGTATTTTTTTAATAAAAGATACCCGACATCATGTGGCAAAAGAAACAGTTTCCAATAAAGTGATCAAACTGAAAAACATATTTTGGGATACGACCTGGAAAGATAAAAACCTGGGATCTGTATCACAGGCAGGCTTAATCAATAACTTGAATGACGGTATGGCCTGGGGGATTTTTCCAATATTGCTTGCGAGTAAAAATTTCAATTTGGAGCAAATAGGAATAGTTACGGCAGTTTATCCTGCTGTTTGGGGTATCGGGCAATTGTTTACCGGAAGAATGGCAGATAAATTCTGCAAGAAAGACATGCTCTTTTCCGGAATGTTGCTTCAGGCCATTGCACTGATCTTTTTTGTTTGGGCCAATTCCATGTTTCATTTTGTGACCCTGGCAGCTGTTTTAGGCTGGGGCACAGCAATGGTTTACCCTACATTTCTGGCAACTGTGGCCGAAAACACACATCCACAGGACAGGGCAAAAAGCATTGGTATTTTTCGCTTTTGGCGCGATATGGGTTACGCCATTGGTGCTATTCTAACAGGTATTATTGCAGATACTTTGGGTATTATTCCCGCCATTGTTTTTATTGGAATACTCACTTTCATTTCTTCAGCAATTATTTACATCCGAATGAGCTGTGGTGAAGGTACATCAGTGAAAATGCTCGATTGGATATTTGGTAAAAAAGCCATGCAGGCTCCTGAGCAAAATTAA
- the dnaK gene encoding molecular chaperone DnaK codes for MGKIIGIDLGTTNSCVAVMEGNEPVVIQNEEGRRTTPSVVAFLDNGERKIGDSAKRQAITNPAKTIQSVKRFMGRRFDEITNEADTVSYKVLKGENNTVRIDIDGRKYTPQEISAMTLQKMKKVAEDYLGQEVTEAVITVPAYFNDSQRQATKEAGEIAGLTVKRIINEPTAAALSYGLDKKDREMKIAVYDLGGGTFDISILELGDGVFEVKSTKGDTHLGGDDFDQVIIDWLAAEFKKDENVDLKKDPMALQRLKEAAEKAKIELSGTNETEINLPYVTAIDGVPKHLVKKLSRAKFEQLADKLIERTFAPCKDALKDAGLSASDIDEVVLVGGSTRIPKIQETVEKFFGKKPSKGVNPDEVVAIGAAIQGGIMSGDIDDDIVLVDVTPLSLGIETMGGVYTKLIEANATIPKKESQVFTTAADNQPSVEIHVLQGERAMAKDNRSIGRFHLDGIPPAPRGVPQVEVTFDVDSNGILSVSAKDKGTGKEQSIRIEANTGLSKEEIEKMRDEAKANEETDKKEREKVEKINQADSLVFQTEKQLKDYGDKIPEEKKGPIEEALKNLKEAQQSQDLEKIDQAVEAMNTAWSAASQDIYNAQQQEGAAQGGAEGETSAEGQEKTDDEGVQDVEYEEVNDDDKNDKK; via the coding sequence ATGGGTAAAATAATTGGAATTGACTTGGGGACTACCAACTCTTGCGTTGCTGTAATGGAAGGTAATGAACCAGTAGTGATTCAAAATGAAGAAGGAAGAAGAACAACGCCATCGGTAGTTGCTTTTTTAGATAATGGTGAGCGCAAAATAGGTGATTCTGCCAAGCGCCAGGCGATTACAAATCCTGCCAAAACCATACAATCTGTAAAAAGATTTATGGGAAGGCGTTTTGATGAAATCACCAATGAAGCAGATACTGTTTCTTACAAAGTCCTGAAAGGAGAGAACAATACCGTTCGAATTGATATTGACGGACGTAAATACACCCCTCAGGAGATTTCTGCTATGACATTGCAAAAAATGAAAAAAGTAGCAGAGGACTATCTTGGGCAAGAAGTTACTGAAGCAGTAATTACTGTTCCGGCTTATTTTAATGATTCACAGCGTCAGGCTACTAAAGAAGCCGGTGAAATTGCAGGTTTAACTGTAAAGAGAATCATCAATGAGCCAACTGCCGCAGCACTTTCATATGGTCTGGATAAAAAAGACCGCGAAATGAAAATTGCTGTTTATGACCTGGGTGGTGGTACATTTGATATCTCTATCCTGGAACTCGGTGATGGTGTATTTGAAGTAAAATCTACCAAAGGTGATACGCATCTTGGTGGTGACGATTTCGACCAGGTGATTATAGACTGGTTGGCTGCAGAATTCAAAAAAGACGAGAATGTTGACCTGAAAAAAGACCCAATGGCATTGCAGCGATTGAAAGAAGCTGCTGAAAAAGCCAAGATAGAGCTTTCAGGTACTAATGAGACAGAGATCAACCTGCCATATGTAACAGCTATTGATGGGGTACCAAAACACCTTGTTAAAAAACTGAGCCGTGCTAAATTTGAACAATTGGCAGATAAACTGATTGAAAGGACTTTTGCTCCTTGTAAAGATGCTCTAAAAGATGCAGGGCTTTCTGCTTCAGATATTGATGAAGTAGTACTTGTAGGTGGTTCTACCCGTATTCCTAAAATTCAGGAAACTGTAGAGAAATTCTTTGGCAAAAAACCTTCTAAAGGTGTGAATCCAGATGAGGTTGTTGCTATAGGTGCCGCTATTCAAGGTGGAATTATGAGTGGAGATATCGATGATGATATTGTGCTTGTAGATGTAACACCACTTTCTCTTGGTATTGAAACCATGGGCGGTGTTTATACCAAATTAATTGAAGCCAATGCCACTATTCCTAAAAAAGAATCACAGGTATTTACTACCGCTGCTGACAATCAGCCTTCGGTAGAAATACATGTGCTTCAGGGAGAACGTGCTATGGCCAAAGACAATCGCTCAATTGGACGCTTTCACTTAGATGGAATACCGCCTGCTCCAAGAGGAGTACCACAGGTTGAAGTGACTTTTGATGTCGATTCAAATGGTATTCTAAGCGTATCTGCGAAAGATAAAGGAACTGGCAAAGAACAAAGTATTCGTATCGAAGCCAATACCGGTCTTTCTAAAGAAGAAATCGAGAAAATGCGCGATGAGGCCAAGGCCAATGAGGAAACCGATAAGAAAGAACGCGAAAAGGTTGAGAAAATCAATCAGGCCGATTCTCTCGTCTTCCAGACTGAAAAGCAGTTGAAAGATTATGGAGACAAAATACCAGAAGAGAAGAAAGGGCCGATTGAAGAAGCCTTGAAAAACCTGAAAGAAGCACAGCAAAGCCAGGATCTTGAGAAAATAGATCAAGCTGTAGAAGCGATGAACACAGCATGGTCTGCTGCTTCTCAGGATATCTACAATGCACAGCAGCAAGAAGGTGCTGCACAAGGCGGAGCTGAAGGTGAGACCTCTGCTGAAGGCCAGGAAAAAACTGATGATGAAGGCGTGCAGGATGTAGAGTACGAAGAAGTGAATGATGACGATAAGAACGATAAGAAATAA
- a CDS encoding DUF4249 family protein yields the protein MKSLTVLLLLLAGLFISSCSNELDLTAEYEEVTVVYGVFDTANTTQYIRVMKGFLDPETNALEQAQNPDSIYYPANLIVRITERESNVTTELRRVVGDTLNPPIEKPEGVFASSPNILYAYRREVKKGNNYDLYIENPNSGKIIKSSTPVLGPYSITYPPSFIDQFKIPFYTNSRGLEISWNSPRYGKTYDVQIGFNYLEWGINENKSDAVEKTVRYTTAIGLTSNTTNGGESMAYNLEGDAFFSRLSGLISEDASVNRAATNTPFDIRINAGEEELYRYILVNNTLANDITQLNAKPEYTNIENGIGLFSSKASVVRNGIMLSQSSLDSLSCGQFTRNLNFEGACN from the coding sequence ATGAAGTCTCTAACTGTACTATTATTGCTCCTGGCCGGATTATTCATCAGCTCATGCTCAAATGAGTTGGACCTCACTGCCGAATATGAAGAAGTTACAGTAGTATATGGCGTATTTGACACAGCCAATACCACGCAATATATCCGAGTGATGAAGGGCTTTCTCGATCCGGAAACCAATGCGCTGGAACAAGCGCAAAACCCCGATTCTATTTATTATCCAGCCAATTTGATTGTACGGATCACAGAGCGAGAAAGCAATGTCACCACTGAACTGAGAAGAGTGGTTGGCGATACTTTGAATCCGCCTATTGAAAAACCAGAAGGTGTATTTGCCAGCAGCCCGAATATACTTTATGCATATAGGCGAGAAGTAAAGAAAGGAAACAACTACGACCTGTATATTGAAAATCCCAATTCAGGAAAAATTATTAAATCCTCTACACCGGTGCTGGGGCCATACAGCATTACTTACCCTCCGAGTTTTATTGATCAGTTTAAAATCCCGTTTTATACCAATTCAAGAGGACTGGAAATTTCATGGAATAGTCCACGATATGGTAAAACTTATGATGTGCAAATCGGCTTTAATTATTTGGAGTGGGGTATTAACGAAAACAAAAGCGATGCTGTTGAAAAAACTGTGCGCTATACAACAGCTATCGGCCTGACCTCAAACACAACCAATGGTGGCGAATCAATGGCCTATAATTTAGAAGGAGATGCCTTTTTTTCAAGGCTGTCAGGTCTTATTTCTGAAGATGCATCAGTAAATAGAGCAGCGACCAACACCCCATTTGATATTAGAATTAATGCCGGTGAAGAAGAACTTTACCGATATATTCTGGTCAATAATACATTGGCTAATGACATTACCCAACTAAATGCCAAACCTGAATATACCAATATAGAAAATGGCATTGGCCTGTTCAGTAGTAAAGCCTCGGTGGTTAGAAATGGCATAATGCTTAGCCAAAGCAGCCTCGATAGCCTTTCATGCGGACAGTTTACCCGCAATCTCAATTTTGAAGGCGCCTGCAATTAA
- a CDS encoding methyltransferase domain-containing protein: METTQQEKVSDYNKDFEERDYQKRTKKAQHLTDNYYTLVTNFYEKGWGQSFHFAPRYKGEDFKSSILRHEHFLASQLGLCSSDKVLDLGCGIMGPARNIARVSGAYITGLTINVHQVERAKTLNRESGIDHLLQVVQGDFMEIPFPDNSFDKIYAIEALCHAPNLIAVYKQALSKLKPGGMACFYEWAMTDQFNPSNPEHIKIKEMIEYGNGIAELKTIAEIDKAIEAAGFEQIENIDLLKVNYGNNVPWYSTLQSGWSLSQIRHTKASRTIVHYMLRTLEKLNFVKKGVSKAQKILLVAADGLVAGGEQGIFTPIYMVKVKKPKV, translated from the coding sequence ATGGAAACTACCCAACAGGAAAAAGTAAGTGATTACAATAAGGATTTTGAAGAACGCGATTATCAAAAGCGAACTAAAAAAGCACAGCATTTAACGGACAATTACTACACGCTGGTCACTAATTTCTATGAAAAAGGCTGGGGGCAGTCCTTTCATTTTGCACCCAGATACAAGGGAGAGGATTTCAAATCGAGTATTTTACGGCACGAACATTTTCTTGCATCGCAATTGGGGCTTTGCAGTAGTGATAAAGTACTGGATCTGGGCTGTGGCATTATGGGGCCTGCAAGGAATATCGCCCGGGTTTCAGGTGCGTATATTACCGGCCTGACCATCAATGTACACCAGGTAGAACGGGCTAAAACCCTTAACCGCGAGTCGGGAATTGATCATTTACTGCAAGTGGTGCAGGGCGATTTTATGGAGATTCCCTTTCCCGATAATAGCTTTGATAAAATTTATGCCATTGAAGCGCTTTGTCATGCACCAAATCTTATTGCGGTTTACAAACAAGCTCTGAGCAAATTAAAACCGGGAGGAATGGCCTGTTTTTATGAATGGGCTATGACAGATCAATTCAATCCTTCAAACCCGGAGCACATAAAGATCAAGGAAATGATAGAATACGGGAATGGCATTGCTGAATTGAAAACCATAGCGGAGATTGACAAGGCTATCGAAGCAGCAGGATTTGAGCAAATAGAAAATATTGACCTTCTAAAAGTCAATTACGGAAATAATGTGCCCTGGTACAGCACCTTACAAAGTGGTTGGTCTTTGTCCCAGATCAGGCATACCAAAGCCAGTAGAACAATAGTGCACTATATGCTTAGAACACTCGAAAAACTGAACTTCGTAAAAAAAGGCGTGAGCAAAGCGCAGAAAATCTTATTGGTAGCGGCAGATGGACTAGTAGCAGGAGGGGAGCAGGGCATTTTTACACCCATATATATGGTGAAAGTAAAAAAGCCGAAGGTATAA